From Mya arenaria isolate MELC-2E11 chromosome 1, ASM2691426v1, a single genomic window includes:
- the LOC128225683 gene encoding uncharacterized protein LOC128225683 has product MADVDNEITGACMNNNELTPFKVVDLKRYLANRKLNVSGLKCELIERIKGAYRLSITDKRVLEERDREERERRATERFILPCGEGLPPPSTLKAWKSTIDLFPAVEEKDIYNYIVLKRDSKRQLKARTYYVDGHVQKVEVHLISEECSHCYVQASVLPSFPTADKRKSPEYQPWILLSKVTGCIHSAFCNCPAGEGECCNHIGALLYGLEDLTRKKTLAPTSKPCAWNNFSMLSAPRKRKLSPRKSEDLMFSKKKLYNVSVRKVSVNKNHELNSINGCTVNIDRFRQKLVGSKLNVGWLKNFEIETTENEPDLPVLHSVPFNYHDSVNLRDSSSKTVFLDHFDSLKQSAEEIQLTEILTRGQKSGKWQEARKERLTASNFGSICRRKESTEPDGLLRQMLYSNFTSKYTEYGIKHEKAAKRMYAKAMQTDHKGLAVKDSGLVVCADRPYLGASPDGLVFCSHCTESVGLVEIKCPASKKWRMQTPEECCEDNDFFCQLENGKVLLKETHKYYYQVQGQMGITGRKWCDFVVWTCVGLSIQRIAFCESFWLKMLCQLDRFCLESYIPELYAQRVKRGMSLFN; this is encoded by the exons ATGGCCGACGTAGACAATGAGATCACTGGGGCGTGTATGAATAACAATGAGTTGACACCATTTAAGGTCGTCGATTTGAAAAGATACCTTGCGAACCGGAAATTGAATGTATCAGGTCTTAAATGCGAATTGATTGAGAGGATAAAAGGCGCATATAGACTTTCTATAACTGACAAACGCGTGCTGGAGGAGAGAGATCGGGAAGAAAGAGAGAGAAGAGCAACCGAACGCTTTATCCTCCCATGTGGCGAGGGTCTTCCACCGCCATCAACACTGAAGGCATGGAAGTCCACTATTGATCTGTTTCCTGCTGTAGAGGAAAAGGATATATACAACTACATTGTACTGAAAAGAGACTCGAAACGTCAATTGAAGGCGAGGACTTATTATGTGGACGGACATGTACAGAAAGTTGAG GTCCATCTCATAAGCGAAGAGTGCAGCCACTGTTATGTTCAAGCTTCCGTGCTGCCATCATTTCCAACTGCAGACAAAAGAAAGTCACCAGAGTACCAACCCTGGATCCTTCTGTCGAAAGTGACTGGCTGCATACACTCCGCGTTCTGCAACTGTCCAGCTGG tGAAGGTGAATGCTGCAACCATATTGGTGCCCTGCTGTATGGACTTGAAGACCTGACGCGTAAAAAAACCCTTGCTCCAACATCCAAACCCTGTGCCTGGAACAACTTCAGCATGCTGTCTGCACCACGGAAACGTAAGCTGTCGCCTAGGAAATCTGAAGATCTTATGTTCTCAAAGAAGAAACTGTACAACGTGTCAGTACGTAaagtttctgtaaacaaaaaccATGAACTGAACTCTATCAATGGATGCACTGTTAACATTGACAGATTTAGGCAGAAACTGGTTGGTTCGAAGTTGAATGTAGGCTggttaaaaaactttgaaattgaaacaactgaaaatgaaccagatCTCCCTGTGTTACATTCTGTGCCATTCAACTACCATGATAGTGTAAACTTGAGGGACAGTTCTAGTAAGACAGTGTTTTTGGATCATTTTGACTCTTTGAAGCAAAGCGCTGAAGAAATTCAATTAACTGAAATCTTAACAAGGGGCCAAAAAAGTGGGAAATGGCAAGAGGCCAGAAAAGAACGCCTAACAGCTTCAAACTTTGGCAGCATCTGTCGTAGGAAAGAATCAACTGAACCTGACGGACTCCTGCGGCAGATGTTGTATTCCAATTTCACAAGCAAGTACACAGAATATGGAATTAAACATGAGAAGGCTGCAAAGAGAATGTATGCGAAAGCAATGCAAACTGACCACAAAGGACTAGCAGTTAAAgacagtggtctagttgtatgtGCCGACAGACCCTACCTTGGTGCCAGTCCAGATGGGCTTGTGTTCTGTTCACATTGTACAGAAAGTGTTGGTCTGGTTGAGATTAAGTGTCCTGCCTCTAAGAAATGGAGGATGCAAACGCCTGAGGAATGCTGTgaagacaatgattttttttgtcagttagaGAATGGCAAGGTGTTACTCAaggaaacacacaaatattactaCCAGGTCCAAGGGCAGATGGGAATCACCGGGAGGAAATGGTGTGATTTTGTAGTTTGGACATGTGTAGGTCTTTCTATACAGAGAATTGCATTTTGTGAatcattttggctgaaaatgttgtgtcAACTTGACAGATTTTGCCTTGAATCATACATTCCTGAACTGTACGCACAACGTGTTAAAAGGGGAATGAGTCTGTTCAATTGA